A genome region from Gadus chalcogrammus isolate NIFS_2021 chromosome 5, NIFS_Gcha_1.0, whole genome shotgun sequence includes the following:
- the LOC130382267 gene encoding uncharacterized protein LOC130382267, whose protein sequence is MTIGISPRLQKSQEHQQKKKTIPNSELTTVTALPVAPPLFRSSHAAYSEPGRRHCGELTGPTFILPPPPQHPATFFNSIDAELTTVTALPVAPPLFRSSHAELTSQTTTPPSTSPTSLPVPPQQDFYRLVLQHLRTIEEELKEVKQQVAVNTAMIQRLGGGGVADLGLVEDTNMPLSNAEDLDELERRLISDVDLKNQLVNILAILGGKTTKDAVKRMLGRAFRRSLALQINWTGAAGKIAFKSLNLKSVLHIQEPFGEW, encoded by the exons ATGACAATCGGAATCTCCCCCCGCCTCCAAAAATCCCAAGAgcaccagcaaaaaaaaaaaactattccaAATTCAG AGTTGACCACCGTTACTGCTCTGCCAGTAGCACCACCGCTCTTCCGCTCCAGCCATGCCG CATACAGTGAGCCTGGCAGAAGACATTGTGGAG AATTGACAGGTCCGACCTTTATTTTGCCGCCTCCACCACAGCACCcagcaacatttttcaactccATCGATGCCG AGTTGACCACCGTTACTGCTCTGCCAGTAGCACCACCGCTCTTCCGCTCCAGCCATGCCG AGTTAACAAGTCAGACCACCACTCCTCCGTCAACTTCGCCCACATCTCTGCCAGTACCACCCCAGCAAG aTTTTTACAGACTTGTTCTGCAGCACCTCCGCACAATtgaggaggagctgaaggaggtgaAGCAGCAGGTGGCGGTCAACACAGCCATGATACAGAgactaggtggtggtggtgtggcagATCTCGGCCTTGTGGAAGACACCAACATGCCATTGAGCAATGCCGAGGACCTGGACGAGCTGGAGAGGCGGCTTATATCTGATGTGGACCTAAAAAATCAACTG GTGAACATACTTGCTATTTTGGGAGGGAAAACCACCAAAGACGCAGTGAAGAGGATGCTGGGCCGGGCTTTCAGGAGGTCCCTGGCGCTCCAAATTAATTGGACTGGCGCAGCTGGAAAGATCGCTTTCAAGTCCCTAAACCTGAAGAGTGTGTTGCACA TACAGGAGCCGTTCGGAGAGTGGTAA